CAAGCATCATCGGATCCGGAACGGTTATCAGACCTATGTTCCGCCAGTCGGAGACCCGAACTGGGCGATCGGCGCCGAGGACATGCTGGTCCCGTATATCAAGAACTCCGGTTTGTTCAAGAACCCGAGCGACCCCATCGAGCGCGACGACTGCGACGCGACCTATGGATTCCCGATCAGCTACTCCTGGACGCACTATCAGTCGGGGACCTGGGAGGACAGCGCGACGTTCGGCGTCCACGCTTTTTACAACACCCAGGACTCTCGGCCCGAAGCGGCCATCGGCAAGCCCGCGCAGACGATCATCCTTTACGACCTCTGGACGACGGCCTCGTACAGCGAGGGTTATTCCTACTGGCGTTGGGATAACACGGGAATCGCGGTCGGAATCCCGCTCCACCCACAGCAACTTTCGTTCACTTGGTGTTCGGCCAAGCCGGGCGCGGCGAGAATGTCGATCGGTAGCCACAACAGCAACAGCAACTGGGGCTTCGACGATGGGCACGTCGCAACCATGAGGCGAGAGCAGATCATGCATCGACCGTGGGATGCGACCGCCATCGCCAACCGCGAGCGGAACCTTCTGCACTGGAACGAGGAATTCAAGAAGTAGATGTCTAAGGCAGATTCATCGGACCTTCTGAAGATCGTGGGATTGGTCGTGGTGATCGTCGCCGCGGTCGTATTCCTCGTGTTCTACGTGTTCAAGGCATCAGGCGGTCAGACCGAGGTCGTCGGCACGATCGAAATGGGTGGCAAGGACGCGGAAACTCGCGTTGCGCCCAACGAGCGTGGAGCGGCCCCAGAGACCTTCGATCCTCAGATGCAGCAGGAGCAGGGGGGCGGAGGCCGAGGCAACTAGGCCCCTGATTTCCCCAGCCACGCCGGATCGGCGTCTCCTCACCTAGGGGTCGCCGATCCTTGCTTTTCTGGTCCCCCTTCTCGGGCCTATCCAAACCTACCGGATATGTAATCCTCGGTTTCCTTCTTTTGCGGAAAGAGGAAGAGGTCTTGCGTCGAATTGACCTCGACGAGCTTGCCCATCATGAAGAACCCCGTAATGTCGCTGGCGCGCTGCGCCTGCTGCATGTTGTGGGTCACGATGATGATGGTGTACTGCTGCTTCAACTCGAAAATGAGGTCCTCGATGCGGGCGGTGGCGATGGGGTCGAGCGCCGAACACGGCTCGTCCATCAGGATGATCTCCGGGTCTACCGAAAGCGTTCGGGCGATGCAGAGTCGCTGCTGCTGGCCACCAGAGAGCGCGAGCGCGTTGTCGAACTGCTTGTCCTTGACTTCGTCCCAAAGGGCGGCCTTGCGGAGGCACGTTTCCACGACGCCCTCCAACTCGTCCCGCTTGCGGATGCCGTGGATGCGCGGGCCGTAAGCGATATTGTCGAAGATCGAAGTGGGGAAGGGGTTGGGCTTCTGAAACACCATCCCGACCGACTTGCGGAGCTCCACTGGATCGATGTCGGGGGCGTAAATGTCGTGTCCGTCGATCAGCACCTGCCCCTCGATTCGGGTGTTCTCGATCAGGTCGTTCATCCGGTTGAGGCATCTCAGAAACGTCGACTTCCCGCAACCCGAGGGGCCGATCAACGCCGTGACTTGGTTCGGCGGAATGTCGAGGGTGATCCCTTTGAGGGCCTGAAACGACCCATAGAAAAAGTCGACGCTACGCGCCGAAATCTTAGCCTCTGTGGCGGTCACGGGGGGCGTTTCAATCATCGACAGTGCCATCAACCTCCTGAGCTTACTCGGCCCAATTGTTGCGAAAAGGTTAAGGTGGACGCCTGCCGCAACGCGTGGTCGGCGAGCACGAGGTTGACCATCGCTTCGACCACGGGAACCGCCCTGGGCAATACGCAAGGGTCGTGCCTCCCTTTGCCCTTGAGAGTGGTGTTCTCCTTATGGATCGTGACGGTGTGCTGTTCCTTTAAGATGGTCGAGGTCGGCTTGAACGCGAGCCTCATGAGAATCGGCATCCCGTTGGAGATCCCGCCTTGGACTCCCCCGCTGAAATTGGTCGACGTGTAGACCCGCCTCTCGTCGTCGGCATAGAAGGGATCGTTGTGTTCGGAACCGCGCAGGTGCGTACCGGCGAAGCCCGAACCGATCTCAAAACCTTTGCAGGCGGGGATCGAAAGCGCCGCTTTGGCGAGGTCGCCTTCCAGCTTATCGAAAACCGGCTCTCCCCATCCTGCTGGGACGTGCTGGGCGACGCACCCCACGACTCCTCCCAGCGAGTCGCCTTCCTTCCGAGCGTGCTCGATAGCCTCGATCATCTGAAGGGCCGCGTCGGGGTCGGGGCAGCGAACGGGATTGGCTTCGATTTTGTCCCTCGTCAGGGTTAGGGGATCGACCTCAGACTCGATGCCGTAGACTTGGGATACCCACGCGATCACTTCGACGCCAAAGAGCGCGGAAAGCAGCTTGGCAGCCACCGCGCCTGCCGCGACCCGGCCGAGTGTTTCTCGTGCGGAAGCTCGGCCGCCTCCCGAAAGCGGAGGCACGCCGTACTTCTCGTGATAGGTGTAGTCGGCGTGGCTCGGACGGTACTTCTGGCGAAACTCATCGTAGTCTCTGGGCCGGGCATCTTCGTTTCGGACGACGATCGTGATCGGAGTGCCCACCGTAACGCCTGAGTCCACGCCGCTCAGGAGGGCTGCGACGTCAGGCTCCTTCCGCTGAGAAACGAGCGAGCTTTGGCCGGGCCTGCGCCGGTCCAGCTCCCTTTGGATGTCCGCCTCTGAAAGGGGAAGCCCGGCGGGGCACCCATCGATGACGACGCCGACTCCCACTCCGTGAGATTCGCCAAACGTCGTCACTCGGAAGAGCGTCCCGAAAGTGCTCGCCACGCAGGTGAGTGTACCTACGTGGCTTCTCGAATCCAGACCCTACCAGCGGGTGGTCACGGTGTAGGTCACCTTGATAACCTCCCCGGCCTTCAGGTTCACGACGTACTGCATCGTGTTCGCATCGAGCTTCTCGAAGGGCAGGGAGGTCTGGCCCACCGACCAGTCGCCATAGTGCCGTTCCAGGACGAAGACGGTCTCAGGAACCTCCTTGCGATTGCGAAGCTCGATCTGAAACGTCTGCTCGAACGCTCGCGTGCCCAGTTGCCGGAAGTTCAGCCGCTTGCGCTCGGCGACGACATCGAACGACTGCCCGACCACGAGCGACACCTTTTCATCCCGTGGCGTGTGCTGGATGCGGTCTTCACCCAGCATCTGAACCGAACCGGACTTGTCGCGCTGATACACCTTGACGTTGCCGGCCGGGAGCGCCATTCCCATTTGGTTGGCCTTCGTGTTTTCGAACTCCACTCGAACCTGAGGCTTCAGCACGCCCGTCCCGATTTCGCCCTCGTTCGGATAGTAGATTCCGTAGTTCCGAAGCGAATCGAGGATCAGCTTCTTGGTGTATTTGAGTCCGCTGGCTTCGAGCAACGAAAGCTGCTTGATTTCGTTGTTGCGGACGGTCGCAGGGCGCTGAAGCGTGTAAAGGTGATACTCGAACAGCGCCTCTTCTTGGAATCCCAGGTCCTGGCGTCTTGCCTCCGCAGCGCCTCCTCTCATGCCTGCGGTCGCGGGGGGACGAGGGCGGTTGACGTCGCCTGCGAGCAACTTGAGCGTCGCGTTTTCAAAGGTCGCACCCGAGTTGTTGGTCAGCGTCACCCATCCCTTCAGCCCGGCGAGCGACTCGTCCTCCAGAAGGAGAACGTAGTCGGCGTTCCAAGTCATGCCCCGCGTGAGGTAGCTGAGTTCGACGGTCGTAGCACCAGCTCGTTCGGCCATGAGGTCCCAAAGCAACGTGGGCTTGCTGATCATCCCTGAAGGGATCGAACTGACTTCGATTTCACCGCTTGGGTTCAGGAGGATGCGCCCGTCGGTGGTCTGGATGACCATGCCGTTCCAGGTCATCGAGCCCCCGCCCTGCTGGTTGCCGACGACCGCGGTCGGGGAACTAACGAGCGTTCCGGTTACGGTCTCCTTGACGCCGTTCGGCAACACGCGATGGAACTTGATCTGCTGTCCTACGGCCTTGTTCAGGATTGCCGTGGGGTTGATCAAGTCGTACTGGTAGTTCTGCTCGAGGACCTCGATGCCGCCCGAAAGCGAGCGGATGCCGACGCTGTTGGTTTCGATCTGCTGCGCCACGTCTTCGACCGAAATCGATTGTCTTCCATTCCGAAGCTGGAACGTACGGACTTCTTTCACAAGTGCGAAGCCCTGGTTGTAAATCGTGATCTGAGGCTGTGCCGAACCTTGGCTGAGCGCCAAGCCGACGGCCAGTGAAATGTACATGGGTTGTCCCTCCTAGCGGATTTCCATTGGTTTGGACGCTCCGGAGGGACCGGTGGTTTTACGGGCGAGCAATGGCTAAACGGGACTTGCGCTCCGAAGGGCCTGAAACGCGCGCTCGACGCCTTCTGCTTCTGATTCGGAAAGGGGAACCAGTGGCAAGCGTACGCGCCGGGTCCTGAACCCCAGCAGCGCAAGAGCATGTTTGACGGGCGTCGGATTGGGCGCGGCAAAGAGCGCATTGATGAGCGGAAGCAGTTCCTGGTGGAGCTGGGCGCTTTCGGCGACGCGCCCCCGGAGAAAGGACTCGATCATCCGAGCGATGCGGTCTCCCACGATGTGGCCAGCGACGCTTACCACGCCGTAACCGCCCACGCTGAGGATTGGAAGCGTGAGGCCATCGTCGCCACTGTACACACGAAAGCCCGACGGGACCCTCGCGCACACTTCACTGATCTGTCCGAGGTTGCCGCTCGCTTCCTTGACGGCGACGATGTTGGGCGTCTCAGCGAGCCGGAGCAGCGTCTCCGTCTCCAAGTTGATCGCGGATCGCGGCTGGATGTTGTAGAGAAGGATCGGCAGGGAAGTCGATTCGGCGATGGCGCGGAAGTGGGCTTCGAGACCGCGCTGTCCGGGCTTGTTGTAATAGGGATTGACCAGCATCAGCCCGTGCGCCCCCAGGTCCTCGCCCATTCTCGCTAGACGGATCGACTCCTCTGTGTTGTAGGTTCCCGCGCCGAACAGCACAGCCGCGCGACTGCCGACCTCTTCGAGTATCTCCGAGAGCAGTCCCCTTTTCTCGTCCGTCGAAAGCGTGGGCGACTCGCCTGTGGTGCCGCTTACGACGAGGCCGCTGTTCTTCTGCTCATCGACCACGTACGCTGCAATCCGGCGCGCCTCGGCGTAATCGACCTTGCCGTCGTCGTCGAACGGCGTTACGAGGGCCGTAAGCAAGCGGCCCCAATCCCTCGATGATTCAAACGTTCCCATGCGTTGCTTCTTCCCGTTTCTACCTGATCACGCTGTGGTCGAACGGGAACCGGCCTCCAGCGCGTGGCGCCTAATCTCTTCTACGACTTGGACGGGAGTCATGTCGGTTGAGTCGATGAGGATGGCGTCCGGAGCTACGGTGAGGGGTGAGGCGTCTCGTTCGGAATCCCGTTGGTCGCGCTCGACGATGGCTCGAAGCACCTCTTCGTAGGCAACCACCTGGTCCCGATTGCGAAGCTCGGCGTGTCTCCTCCTCGCCCGCTCTTCGGCCGTGGCGGTAAGAAACACCTTGAGGCAAGCGTGAGGAGCGATGACGGTCGTCGCGTCGCGGCCTTCAAGGACGCAGCCTCCTTTGGCGACGATTTGTTGTTGCAGCTTCACCAGAACCGCCCTCACGCCGGGATGCACGCTCACCGCGCTCGCCATGTCACCCACCTGAGGCTCCCGAATTGCCGTCGTCACTTCTTCGCCGTTCAAAAACACGCGTTGCGGGTCGCCGTCCGCAAACTCGATCTCGCATTCTTGAGCCAGAGCTTCGAGGGGCCCGGCGCTCTCGGAACTTAGGCCCCTACGAATCGCCAAGAGAGCCACGCAGCGATACATGGCGCCAGAGTCCAGGTATCGCAGGCCCATTTCCTTTGCGAGCATCTTGGTGACGGTGGACTTTCCTGCGCCGGCAGGTCCGTCGATGGCGATCACGTCGCAGGGCGACTTGGAACTCATGACTGCAATTTCCTTAGGTCGTCGAAGAATCCGGGGTAACTCGTCTCAATGGTCTCGGCGTTGCGGATGACGACTTCAGACTCGGCGAAGCCGGCAGCGATC
The genomic region above belongs to Candidatus Nitrosymbiomonas proteolyticus and contains:
- a CDS encoding phosphate ABC transporter ATP-binding protein codes for the protein MALSMIETPPVTATEAKISARSVDFFYGSFQALKGITLDIPPNQVTALIGPSGCGKSTFLRCLNRMNDLIENTRIEGQVLIDGHDIYAPDIDPVELRKSVGMVFQKPNPFPTSIFDNIAYGPRIHGIRKRDELEGVVETCLRKAALWDEVKDKQFDNALALSGGQQQRLCIARTLSVDPEIILMDEPCSALDPIATARIEDLIFELKQQYTIIIVTHNMQQAQRASDITGFFMMGKLVEVNSTQDLFLFPQKKETEDYISGRFG
- a CDS encoding chorismate synthase, yielding MASTFGTLFRVTTFGESHGVGVGVVIDGCPAGLPLSEADIQRELDRRRPGQSSLVSQRKEPDVAALLSGVDSGVTVGTPITIVVRNEDARPRDYDEFRQKYRPSHADYTYHEKYGVPPLSGGGRASARETLGRVAAGAVAAKLLSALFGVEVIAWVSQVYGIESEVDPLTLTRDKIEANPVRCPDPDAALQMIEAIEHARKEGDSLGGVVGCVAQHVPAGWGEPVFDKLEGDLAKAALSIPACKGFEIGSGFAGTHLRGSEHNDPFYADDERRVYTSTNFSGGVQGGISNGMPILMRLAFKPTSTILKEQHTVTIHKENTTLKGKGRHDPCVLPRAVPVVEAMVNLVLADHALRQASTLTFSQQLGRVSSGG
- a CDS encoding 4-hydroxy-tetrahydrodipicolinate synthase, coding for MGTFESSRDWGRLLTALVTPFDDDGKVDYAEARRIAAYVVDEQKNSGLVVSGTTGESPTLSTDEKRGLLSEILEEVGSRAAVLFGAGTYNTEESIRLARMGEDLGAHGLMLVNPYYNKPGQRGLEAHFRAIAESTSLPILLYNIQPRSAINLETETLLRLAETPNIVAVKEASGNLGQISEVCARVPSGFRVYSGDDGLTLPILSVGGYGVVSVAGHIVGDRIARMIESFLRGRVAESAQLHQELLPLINALFAAPNPTPVKHALALLGFRTRRVRLPLVPLSESEAEGVERAFQALRSASPV
- a CDS encoding cytidylate kinase yields the protein MSSKSPCDVIAIDGPAGAGKSTVTKMLAKEMGLRYLDSGAMYRCVALLAIRRGLSSESAGPLEALAQECEIEFADGDPQRVFLNGEEVTTAIREPQVGDMASAVSVHPGVRAVLVKLQQQIVAKGGCVLEGRDATTVIAPHACLKVFLTATAEERARRRHAELRNRDQVVAYEEVLRAIVERDQRDSERDASPLTVAPDAILIDSTDMTPVQVVEEIRRHALEAGSRSTTA